One window from the genome of Streptomyces cadmiisoli encodes:
- a CDS encoding winged helix-turn-helix transcriptional regulator, with protein sequence MTVSDPKGGAEAMCPYRLVLEHVTSRWGVLVLIRLLQGSHRFSELRRAIGELAPRISEKMLTQTLQTLERDGLVHRDAKPVIPPRVDYSLTDLGREAAEQVHALALWTERRMDDVERARETYDEARALAARAS encoded by the coding sequence ATGACAGTTAGTGACCCCAAGGGCGGCGCCGAGGCGATGTGCCCGTACCGGCTGGTCCTGGAACACGTCACGAGCCGCTGGGGCGTCCTCGTCCTGATCCGGCTCCTCCAGGGATCGCACCGCTTCAGCGAACTGCGCCGGGCGATCGGCGAGCTCGCCCCGCGGATCAGCGAGAAGATGCTCACCCAGACCCTCCAGACCCTGGAGCGGGACGGCCTGGTGCACCGGGACGCCAAGCCCGTCATCCCGCCCCGCGTGGACTACTCCCTCACCGACCTCGGCCGCGAGGCCGCCGAACAGGTGCACGCGCTGGCGCTGTGGACGGAGCGGCGGATGGACGACGTGGAGCGGGCCCGCGAGACATACGACGAGGCCCGGGCACTGGCTGCCCGGGCCTCGTGA
- a CDS encoding SDR family oxidoreductase, whose translation MSIVVTGATGHLGRHVVTQLLERVPADRITAVVRDASKAADLADRGVRIAIADYNAPETFDGLFSPGDKVLLISGTEFDRGRVAQHRVVIDAAKAAGVALLAYTSAPGSLTAALADDHRGTERVLLASGLPYVLLRNGWYHENYTENLAPVLAHDAVVAAAGEGRVSSASRADYAAAAVAVLTGEGHENKTYELGGDEAWSFAEYAAELSRQTGREIAYNTVTPEVLTDILSGAGLPGPMAAIIAGTDVSIGKGELVVTTGDLSRLAGRPTTPLSEAVTAALKD comes from the coding sequence ATGAGCATCGTCGTCACAGGAGCCACCGGGCACCTCGGCCGTCACGTCGTCACCCAGCTGCTGGAGCGGGTCCCGGCGGACCGGATCACCGCCGTCGTCCGCGACGCGTCGAAGGCCGCCGACCTCGCGGACCGCGGCGTGCGGATCGCGATCGCGGACTACAACGCCCCCGAGACGTTCGACGGCCTGTTCTCCCCGGGCGACAAGGTGCTGCTGATCTCCGGCACCGAGTTCGACCGCGGCCGGGTCGCGCAGCACCGGGTCGTCATCGACGCGGCGAAGGCGGCCGGTGTCGCCCTCCTCGCCTACACCAGCGCCCCCGGCAGCCTGACCGCCGCCCTCGCCGACGACCACCGGGGCACCGAGCGGGTCCTCCTGGCGTCCGGCCTGCCGTACGTGCTGCTGCGCAACGGCTGGTACCACGAGAACTACACCGAGAACCTCGCCCCGGTGCTGGCGCACGACGCGGTGGTCGCCGCCGCCGGCGAGGGCCGGGTCTCCTCGGCCTCCCGCGCCGACTACGCCGCCGCGGCCGTCGCCGTGCTGACCGGCGAGGGGCACGAGAACAAGACGTACGAGCTGGGCGGCGACGAGGCGTGGAGCTTCGCCGAGTACGCGGCCGAGCTGAGCCGGCAGACCGGGCGGGAGATCGCCTACAACACGGTCACGCCCGAGGTGCTCACGGACATCCTCTCCGGCGCCGGGCTGCCCGGACCGATGGCCGCGATCATCGCCGGCACCGATGTCTCCATCGGCAAGGGCGAGCTGGTCGTCACGACCGGCGACCTGTCCCGGCTGGCGGGGCGTCCGACGACCCCGCTGTCCGAGGCCGTCACCGCCGCGCTCAAGGACTGA
- the rarD gene encoding EamA family transporter RarD — translation MAGKSRGERHIGLLNGFAAYGMWGIVPLFWPLLKPAGAVEILAHRMVWSLVVVGAVLLVVRRWSWIGELLRQPRRLALVTVAAAVITVNWGVYIWSVNNGQVVEASLGYFINPLVTIAMGVLLLKERLRPVQWAAVGVGFTAVVVLTAGYGRPPWISLVLAFSFATYGLVKKKVNLSGLESLAAETAIQFLPALAYLLWLTSHGGSTFAAEGPGHAALLAATGVVTALPLVCFGAAAIRVPLSTLGLLQYLAPVFQFLLGVLYFREAMPAERWAGFALVWVALTLLTWDALRTARRAARTLRAETAVPRTTIATGTAGAVRNAESVASGPEPLDAKP, via the coding sequence GTGGCCGGGAAGTCCAGGGGCGAACGGCACATAGGTCTGCTGAACGGCTTCGCCGCCTACGGGATGTGGGGCATCGTCCCGCTGTTCTGGCCGCTGCTGAAGCCGGCCGGCGCGGTCGAGATCCTCGCTCACCGGATGGTGTGGTCCCTCGTCGTCGTCGGCGCCGTACTGCTCGTCGTACGCCGCTGGAGCTGGATCGGCGAGCTGCTGCGGCAGCCGCGGCGCCTGGCGCTCGTCACGGTCGCCGCGGCCGTGATCACCGTCAACTGGGGCGTCTACATCTGGTCCGTGAACAACGGTCAGGTGGTGGAGGCCTCGCTCGGGTACTTCATCAATCCGCTGGTCACCATCGCGATGGGCGTCCTGCTCCTGAAGGAGCGGCTGCGGCCCGTGCAGTGGGCGGCGGTCGGTGTCGGCTTCACCGCGGTCGTCGTCCTGACCGCCGGCTACGGCCGCCCGCCGTGGATCTCCCTCGTCCTCGCCTTCTCCTTCGCCACCTACGGACTGGTGAAGAAGAAGGTCAACCTCAGCGGTCTGGAATCGCTGGCCGCCGAGACCGCGATCCAGTTCCTGCCGGCACTCGCCTATCTGCTGTGGCTGACGTCCCACGGCGGGTCCACCTTCGCCGCCGAGGGGCCGGGGCACGCGGCCCTGCTCGCCGCGACCGGTGTCGTCACCGCGCTGCCGCTGGTCTGCTTCGGCGCGGCCGCGATCCGCGTGCCCCTGTCCACGCTGGGTCTGCTCCAGTATCTGGCCCCGGTGTTCCAGTTCCTGCTCGGCGTCCTCTACTTCCGCGAGGCCATGCCCGCCGAGCGCTGGGCCGGGTTCGCGCTGGTCTGGGTGGCGCTCACGCTGCTCACCTGGGACGCGCTGCGCACCGCGCGCCGGGCCGCCCGCACGCTCAGGGCCGAGACGGCGGTGCCCAGGACCACCATCGCGACCGGCACCGCCGGCGCCGTACGGAACGCGGAGAGCGTCGCCTCCGGGCCGGAACCGCTGGACGCCAAGCCGTAG
- a CDS encoding CGNR zinc finger domain-containing protein produces MSRSPSEVPDPSPGLTLFSHEGKPYRFDPGALCLELLPTGGPGELARFEVLHRPADLVTWAGRGRLAAGLDLTVTEDELVAARTLRDALFPLAADRAHGRPLRARDVDIVNTAAVPPPLVTRLAPDGSRGWAPGATGTGLLSTVARDAIDLFSGPYADRVRECGAHDCRLLFVDTSRPGRRRWCAMEHCGNREKVRAHRARKATQDVPGPPRSAGGPPTC; encoded by the coding sequence ATGAGCCGGAGTCCATCGGAAGTGCCGGACCCGTCGCCCGGGTTGACCCTTTTCTCGCACGAGGGGAAGCCCTACCGCTTCGACCCCGGAGCGCTCTGTCTGGAACTGCTGCCCACCGGCGGCCCGGGGGAACTGGCGCGCTTCGAGGTGCTGCACCGCCCGGCCGACCTGGTGACCTGGGCCGGTCGCGGCCGGCTGGCGGCCGGACTCGACCTCACCGTGACCGAGGACGAGCTGGTCGCGGCCCGCACCCTGCGCGACGCCCTCTTCCCGCTCGCCGCCGACCGCGCGCACGGCCGTCCGCTCCGGGCGCGTGACGTGGACATCGTCAACACGGCCGCCGTCCCGCCGCCGCTGGTCACCCGACTCGCCCCGGACGGGAGCCGCGGCTGGGCGCCGGGTGCCACCGGCACCGGGCTGCTGTCGACCGTCGCCCGGGACGCGATCGACCTGTTCTCGGGTCCGTACGCGGATCGTGTCCGCGAGTGCGGCGCCCACGACTGCCGGCTGCTGTTCGTCGACACCTCGCGCCCCGGCCGCCGCCGCTGGTGCGCGATGGAGCACTGCGGCAACCGGGAGAAGGTGCGGGCACACCGGGCCAGGAAGGCGACCCAGGACGTGCCGGGTCCGCCCCGCTCGGCGGGCGGGCCGCCGACGTGCTGA
- a CDS encoding VOC family protein, which translates to MSEKASAPVPVHWKLVIDCQDPHAQADFWAAAIGYDVEDNSALIEHLLNTGALPEAATTDFHGRPAFRDLIAVRHPEDPVEARSGTGLGRRLLFQRVAESKSGKNRLHLDLHPAAGSRAEEVERLRGLGASVLREVKEQGGEWVVMADPEGNEFCVH; encoded by the coding sequence ATGAGCGAGAAGGCATCCGCACCGGTACCCGTGCACTGGAAGCTGGTCATCGACTGCCAGGACCCGCACGCGCAGGCCGACTTCTGGGCCGCCGCGATCGGCTACGACGTCGAGGACAACAGCGCGCTGATCGAGCATCTGCTGAACACCGGCGCCCTCCCCGAGGCCGCCACCACCGACTTCCACGGCCGCCCCGCCTTCCGGGACCTGATCGCCGTACGGCACCCGGAGGACCCGGTCGAGGCGCGCAGCGGCACCGGACTGGGGCGGCGGCTGCTGTTCCAGCGCGTCGCCGAGTCCAAGTCGGGCAAGAACCGGCTCCACCTGGACCTGCACCCAGCCGCCGGCAGCCGGGCCGAGGAGGTGGAGCGGCTGCGCGGGCTCGGGGCGAGCGTGCTGAGGGAGGTGAAGGAGCAGGGCGGCGAGTGGGTCGTGATGGCGGACCCGGAGGGGAACGAGTTCTGCGTGCACTAG
- a CDS encoding tetratricopeptide repeat protein, which yields MSRLSREKKREQEHQAAPAAPAVDVHVPWAEAGACRATVGGVPVVAAPGEELHHAVLRQLHRIALAAGRPVLATVHDERIGYVVPLQVHPDGSSRYTGEPVRTGPAPAERTGDAGPAASGRPRAPHPSGPAAPHPAHESGADRDTHVFRTPAQRTESTPTFRMGAAGRSQPPGEGPRAVPPRPAPETQPAGDAVPTFPLRAVPEPQPLGEAVPTFPLRAVPGTAVPGSAVTAPTGAFGPPPVMGAKPHPETPAPPRSDTDPRPTPPRGFDAVAEAILGDAPADEEPSGPALLAEPIARIGEAVRAGRIDAAAALAEQTAGEASATLPPDHPELLGLLELTAYIAYLAADPVRSFRLSLDVVRVHRRLGDAEAAYGNVQSAATSWRAVREPSLGLEMGRELIGLWTELVGEGGPAAEDMEELESARARMGRLTDRAKRTAGN from the coding sequence ATGTCTCGACTCAGCCGCGAGAAGAAGCGGGAACAGGAACACCAGGCCGCCCCCGCGGCACCGGCGGTCGACGTCCACGTCCCGTGGGCCGAGGCGGGCGCGTGCCGCGCCACGGTCGGCGGGGTCCCGGTCGTCGCGGCACCCGGTGAGGAACTCCACCACGCCGTGCTGAGGCAGCTCCACCGCATCGCCCTCGCCGCCGGCCGCCCCGTCCTCGCCACGGTCCACGACGAACGCATCGGCTACGTCGTCCCCCTCCAGGTCCACCCGGACGGCTCCAGCCGGTACACCGGTGAGCCGGTGCGGACCGGGCCGGCACCGGCGGAGCGGACCGGGGATGCCGGACCCGCAGCCTCCGGTCGGCCGCGGGCGCCGCACCCGTCCGGGCCGGCGGCGCCGCACCCCGCGCACGAGTCCGGAGCCGACCGGGACACGCATGTGTTCCGCACGCCGGCACAGCGGACCGAGTCGACACCGACGTTCCGGATGGGGGCGGCGGGCCGGTCGCAGCCGCCCGGCGAGGGGCCGCGGGCCGTTCCGCCGCGGCCGGCGCCGGAAACTCAGCCTGCGGGGGACGCCGTCCCCACCTTCCCGCTCCGCGCGGTGCCCGAGCCGCAACCCCTGGGGGAAGCGGTCCCCACCTTCCCGCTGCGGGCGGTGCCCGGGACCGCCGTCCCGGGTTCGGCGGTCACCGCGCCGACGGGTGCGTTCGGCCCGCCGCCGGTCATGGGCGCCAAGCCGCACCCGGAAACCCCGGCGCCGCCGCGGTCGGACACCGATCCCAGGCCCACGCCGCCCCGGGGCTTCGACGCCGTCGCCGAGGCCATCCTGGGTGACGCGCCCGCCGACGAGGAGCCCAGTGGCCCCGCCCTCCTCGCCGAGCCGATCGCCCGGATCGGCGAGGCCGTGCGGGCGGGCCGGATCGACGCGGCGGCGGCCCTCGCGGAGCAGACCGCCGGGGAGGCGTCGGCGACCCTGCCGCCCGACCATCCCGAGCTGCTCGGCCTGCTCGAACTCACCGCCTACATCGCGTACTTGGCGGCCGACCCGGTCCGGTCCTTCCGGCTCTCCCTCGACGTGGTCCGCGTCCACCGCCGTCTGGGGGACGCGGAGGCCGCGTACGGCAACGTGCAGAGCGCGGCCACGTCGTGGCGGGCCGTGCGCGAGCCGTCGCTCGGCCTGGAGATGGGGCGCGAACTGATCGGCCTGTGGACCGAACTGGTCGGTGAGGGCGGCCCGGCCGCCGAGGACATGGAGGAACTGGAGTCCGCCCGCGCCCGTATGGGCCGGCTCACCGACCGCGCGAAGCGGACGGCGGGGAACTGA